From the genome of Bactrocera oleae isolate idBacOlea1 chromosome 2, idBacOlea1, whole genome shotgun sequence, one region includes:
- the LOC106614791 gene encoding acyl-CoA Delta-9 desaturase, whose amino-acid sequence MAPNLIGSTFLIAETGITNNDANNNKQTTLAKPSCKNSNDRVPNQGESAAAMQQNSSKASAQTQSKADAVTKNPYKMEIVWFNVMLFVVLHSTALYGVYLIWAENAYLEFFIGYLYAILGGLGITAGVHRLWSHRAYKAKLPLRIFLMLCQSLAFQNSIYEWCRDHRVHHKFTDTNADPHNSGRGFFFAHMGWLMCKKHPDVRERGKTIDMSDILADPVVKFQKKLYFLVMPICCFVIPALFPYFVLGSSLQVCFFVCSMLRYTLSLHGTWLVNSAAHFYGMRPYENNISSVDSKMVSIIAFGEGWHNYHHVFPWDYKAGELGTYQYNWTTAFLDFMARIGQAYDLKSVSNEMILKRVQRTGDGSHPSVQDVNNNNVNVSELVSKLDHENEETLVWGWDDQDICDEDRKGALHKKEE is encoded by the exons ATGGCTCCAAATCTGATCGGCAGCACTTTTCTCATTGCCGAAACGGGAATTACTAATAATgatgccaacaacaataaacagaCTACATTGGCTAAGCCCAGTTGTAAGAATAGTAATGATCGTGTACCCAATCAGGGTGAATCGGCTGCGGCAATGCAACAGAATTCGTCCAAAGCGTCGGCACAAACTCAAAGTAAAGCGGACGCTGTCACGAAGAATCCTTATAAAATGGAAATTGTGTGGTTCAATGTGATGTTATTCGTGGTGTTGCATTCGACGGCACTCTATGGTGTGTATCTTATTTGGGCTGAGAACGCATACTTGGAGTTCTTTATTG GCTATTTATACGCCATTCTCGGTGGTTTGGGCATTACAGCCGGTGTACATCGTCTCTGGTCGCATCGTGCCTACAAAGCTAAACTGCCATTGCGTATCTTCCTTATGTTGTGCCAATCGCTCGCCTTCCAGAACAGCATTTACGAGTGGTGTCGTGATCATCGTGTTCATCACAAATTTACCGATACTAATGCAGATCCCCATAATTCGGGTCGTGGTTTCTTCTTTGCCCATATGGGTTGGTTGATGTGCAAGAAACATCCCGATGTGAGAGAGCGTGGAAAGACCATTGATATGAGTGACATTTTGGCCGATCCCGTTGTTAAGTTTCAGAAGAA ATTATACTTCCTCGTCATGCCGATTTGCTGTTTCGTCATTCCTGCACTCTTCCCCTACTTCGTATTGGGCTCGTCGCTGCAAGTTTGCTTTTTCGTCTGCTCTATGCTGCGTTATACGCTCTCACTGCATGGCACTTGGCTAGTGAACAGCGCGGCTCACTTCTACGGCATGCGACCATACGAAAATAACATCAGCTCGGTAGATAGCAAAATGGTGTCGATAATTGCTTTCGGCGAAGGATGGCACAACTATCATCATGTCTTCCCATGGGATTACAAAGCGGGAGAATTAGGCACCTACCAATACAACTGGACGACCGCTTTCTTGGACTTCATGGCGCGTATAG GCCAAGCATACGATTTGAAATCTGTGTCGAACGAGATGATCTTGAAGCGCGTACAACGTACTGGCGATGGCTCTCACCCATCGGTGCAAGatgtgaacaacaacaacgtgaacGTAAGCGAACTGGTGTCGAAACTCGATCATGAAAATGAAGAGACACTCGTTTGGGGGTGGGACGATCAGGATATCTGCGATGAGGATCGCAAGGGTGCTTTGCATAAGAAAGAGGAATAG